The following are encoded together in the Candidatus Uhrbacteria bacterium genome:
- a CDS encoding rod shape-determining protein, with amino-acid sequence MSWSFLPKKIGIDLGTTTVLVYVPRRGIIIQEPSVVAISLIDKKVLAVGKEAKDMLGRTPDTIVARRPLKDGVIADYRITEAMLRYFINKAIGGFRLFRPEVMVAVPGGITSTERRAVIDATRAAGAREAYVISEPIVAAIGANIPIGSPSGHMMIDIGGGTAEMAVISLGGIVASESVRIGGVKFDMAIMDYIRRKYGLAVGERTAEDIKIQIGSAVFLQDKLSMEVKGRDMITGLPKIVEVTSDDVTSAIQPELEGIIAAVKEVLHKTPPELSADVMDKGITLSGGSSQLRNLDQLIAQATGVPTYVADDPQQCVAKGTGVALENLDAYKRSVFTH; translated from the coding sequence ATGTCGTGGAGCTTTCTGCCAAAGAAGATCGGGATTGACCTTGGAACAACCACGGTGCTTGTGTATGTCCCGCGCCGTGGCATTATCATTCAGGAACCGTCCGTTGTCGCGATCTCCCTTATTGATAAGAAGGTTCTTGCAGTGGGGAAAGAGGCAAAAGATATGTTGGGCCGTACACCCGATACGATTGTCGCGCGCCGGCCGCTCAAGGACGGTGTTATTGCCGATTATCGGATCACGGAGGCCATGCTTCGGTACTTCATTAACAAGGCGATCGGCGGATTCCGCTTGTTTCGCCCCGAAGTAATGGTGGCAGTACCGGGCGGGATTACGTCAACGGAACGGCGTGCCGTGATTGACGCCACACGCGCGGCCGGCGCACGCGAGGCCTATGTGATCTCCGAGCCGATTGTTGCGGCCATTGGGGCGAACATTCCCATTGGATCACCATCTGGCCACATGATGATTGATATTGGCGGCGGCACGGCCGAGATGGCGGTGATCTCGCTTGGCGGTATCGTGGCCTCGGAGTCTGTGCGTATCGGCGGCGTGAAGTTTGATATGGCTATTATGGATTATATCCGCCGAAAATACGGGCTTGCGGTGGGGGAGCGAACGGCGGAGGACATCAAAATTCAAATTGGTTCGGCGGTGTTTTTGCAGGATAAGCTTTCTATGGAGGTAAAGGGCCGTGACATGATTACCGGTCTTCCAAAAATTGTGGAGGTTACGAGCGATGATGTTACGTCGGCGATACAGCCGGAGCTTGAGGGGATTATTGCGGCAGTGAAAGAAGTGCTTCACAAGACGCCCCCAGAGCTTTCTGCTGATGTCATGGATAAAGGCATCACACTTTCCGGCGGCTCCTCACAATTGCGTAATCTTGATCAGCTCATTGCACAGGCAACGGGCGTGCCGACCTATGTAGCGGACGATCCGCAGCAATGCGTGGCAAAAGGAACGGGTGTTGCTCTAGAAAATCTTGATGCGTACAAACGCAGCGTCTTTACTCATTAG
- a CDS encoding glycosyltransferase family 4 protein, whose translation MHIGIDAIAANEELRTGPGVYAFELLRAMMAATGGDRVSLYLNKPLVQAWADIPPNWQARVLPWKLPGWATVRLSSELLWHPPDVLFAPSSRLPLWTPRGGLHKTAATIQDIGFMRFPELYERRDRQRQKSALRRALRRADLLLTISAFTKQELVELFRVPAEKIVVIPLAVSPRFTPDPAEAIERMRVKARISQHYLLCVSRLDRKKNIETLIRGFEIFKSQRGFGDPHELVIVGPDGFGAKDIRARIATSSIRSSIHLLGGVSEEEKVALYSGALGYVNISWYEGFGLTPLEAAACGTAALLSDIPAHREVMGDGALYANPRDPEVFALALKHFAEEPTRREAVLARARERLILYSWERTAALTWEALRGVVAPKNLFHTF comes from the coding sequence ATGCATATTGGCATAGATGCTATTGCGGCAAATGAAGAACTCCGCACGGGTCCGGGTGTGTATGCGTTTGAATTACTCCGCGCGATGATGGCAGCAACGGGGGGAGATCGCGTATCGCTGTATCTGAACAAACCATTAGTTCAGGCATGGGCAGATATTCCCCCGAACTGGCAGGCACGTGTGCTTCCGTGGAAATTGCCTGGGTGGGCGACGGTTCGTTTATCTTCTGAGCTTCTTTGGCATCCACCAGATGTTTTGTTTGCTCCCTCTTCTCGTTTGCCGCTCTGGACTCCTCGCGGAGGACTTCATAAAACTGCCGCAACGATTCAGGACATCGGCTTTATGCGCTTCCCAGAACTCTATGAGCGCCGTGATCGACAGCGACAAAAAAGCGCTCTCCGCCGAGCTCTGCGTCGTGCAGATCTACTTCTGACAATTTCTGCGTTCACAAAGCAAGAGCTTGTGGAGCTGTTTAGGGTCCCGGCGGAAAAGATTGTCGTGATTCCTCTTGCTGTCTCGCCGCGCTTTACGCCAGACCCGGCAGAAGCGATCGAGCGGATGCGTGTTAAAGCACGCATAAGCCAGCACTATCTGCTGTGTGTAAGCCGGCTTGATCGAAAGAAAAACATCGAAACGCTTATCCGCGGATTTGAAATTTTTAAAAGCCAGCGTGGATTTGGAGACCCGCATGAACTGGTCATCGTGGGGCCGGATGGATTTGGAGCGAAAGACATCCGCGCACGCATTGCGACGTCCTCTATTCGTTCGTCTATTCATCTTCTCGGTGGCGTGTCGGAAGAAGAAAAGGTTGCTCTCTACAGCGGTGCGCTTGGGTATGTGAATATCTCATGGTATGAAGGATTCGGTCTCACGCCGCTTGAAGCTGCCGCCTGTGGGACGGCCGCTCTTCTCTCGGACATCCCTGCGCATCGCGAGGTCATGGGGGACGGGGCGTTGTATGCCAACCCGCGTGATCCGGAAGTGTTTGCACTCGCACTCAAACACTTTGCCGAAGAGCCAACACGTCGCGAGGCTGTCTTGGCTCGTGCGCGTGAACGTCTTATATTGTATTCGTGGGAGAGGACAGCGGCACTCACATGGGAGGCTCTCCGCGGCGTTGTGGCTCCAAAAAATCTTTTTCACACATTCTAA
- a CDS encoding helix-turn-helix domain-containing protein, with protein sequence MSEELTDILVESGLSPKEAAIYLAACELGPAGVQEIANKSGIQRTTVYVCLETLEKEGFISGAEAAGRKVFVAAPPDHVLSTVRAKREAIVQKEEKLASALPRLTALYNVEGQKPQVLFMEGQEGLMSQLDVFEKLVGPFIQITNIDDAAEAFKGREQRRKEHKQQLKEQEVGGRTLVVTSKSLEELQLLPMPVDLRFLPFENFPIHGEVTVREDTILLYSFRGQTFVTIIRSKTMADTLRSVFELAWSGARIYPGLSSQERLAGFTKPLSDQTFPKQN encoded by the coding sequence ATGTCCGAGGAGCTTACGGATATTCTGGTAGAGTCAGGACTAAGTCCGAAAGAGGCGGCTATCTATCTTGCGGCGTGCGAACTTGGTCCCGCGGGTGTGCAAGAAATTGCGAACAAGTCTGGTATCCAGCGCACGACAGTCTATGTCTGTCTTGAGACGCTGGAGAAAGAGGGGTTTATCTCTGGCGCAGAGGCAGCCGGCCGCAAAGTGTTTGTTGCTGCTCCGCCGGACCACGTGCTCTCTACAGTGAGAGCAAAACGCGAGGCGATTGTGCAGAAGGAGGAGAAACTTGCCTCTGCGCTGCCGCGTCTTACTGCTCTTTACAACGTGGAGGGACAAAAGCCGCAAGTTCTATTCATGGAGGGGCAGGAGGGACTCATGAGCCAGTTGGATGTTTTTGAAAAACTTGTCGGGCCCTTTATCCAGATCACCAATATTGACGACGCGGCAGAGGCGTTTAAGGGTCGAGAACAACGCCGCAAGGAGCATAAACAGCAATTGAAAGAGCAGGAAGTGGGCGGACGGACGCTGGTTGTTACGTCTAAGTCTCTTGAAGAACTACAGCTTCTTCCCATGCCCGTGGATCTGCGCTTTCTCCCGTTTGAAAATTTTCCGATTCATGGAGAGGTGACGGTACGAGAGGACACGATTCTCCTCTATTCATTCCGCGGACAGACGTTCGTGACGATCATACGGAGTAAGACGATGGCGGACACGTTGCGGAGTGTCTTCGAACTTGCGTGGAGCGGTGCGCGTATATATCCAGGCCTCTCTTCTCAAGAGCGTCTGGCTGGCTTTACTAAACCTCTCTCCGACCAAACTTTCCCAAAACAAAACTAA